The Populus alba chromosome 6, ASM523922v2, whole genome shotgun sequence genome contains a region encoding:
- the LOC118048003 gene encoding pentatricopeptide repeat-containing protein At2g15690, mitochondrial, translating to MGGDQNVSADYGRFVALLDSSANLKSLELGIEALELLKRSPFAFDVQLNNQLVEMHANAEMDAGVDGLLFVEEMKKGYGHSPSRRLSLAVFMTCACAGTVNLRSLLRGCHLSPRLRVNRHFARIHGDHELENRVEELLVAPDPSEGNDNKGPLPPRKKYNASDMLAEKSRVPKPYEGEGYEMLKAKTLLYNSERLVIAYGLISTQSRRTVGMELIVRDNKIIGYNCV from the exons ATGGGTGGTGATCAAAATGTATCTGCTGATTATGGGCGTTTTGTTGCTCTTTTGGATTCCTCGGCGAATTTGAAGTCGCTCGAACTGGGTATAGAGGCACTTGAATTGTTGAAACGGTCGCCTTTCGCTTTTGATGTTCAATTAAATAATCAACTGGTTGAAATGCATGCGAATGCGGAGATGGACGCC GGAGTTGATGGTCTATTGTTTGTTGAGGAAATGAAAAAAGGTTACGGTCACAGCCCAAGTCGTAGACTTTCGTTGGCTGTCTTCATGACATGTGCTTGCGCTGGAACTGT GAATCTGAGGAGTTTGTTGAGAGGATGCCATTTGAGTCCACGGTTGAGGGTAAATAGGCATTTTGCACGAATTCACGGGGATCATGAACTTGAGAATCGAGTAGAGGAGTTGTTAGTTGCTCCTGATCCTTCTGAAGGCAACGATAATAAAGGCCCATTGCCCCCAAGAAAGAAGTACAATGCTAGTGATATGCTGGCGGAGAAGAGTAGGGTCCCAAAACCTTACGAGGGAGAGGGTTATGAGATGTTGAAAG CGAAGACCTTGTTGTACAACAGCGAACGTTTGGTAATTGCATATGGTTTGATTAGCACCCAGTCAAGGCGAACTGTTGGGATGGAGCTTATTGTTAGGGATAATAAGATTATTGGTTACAACTGTGTTTAA
- the LOC118047995 gene encoding mitochondrial carrier protein CoAc2 isoform X1 — protein MGMLLDEIIEAMPVFAKELVAGGVAGGFAKTVVAPLERVKILFQTRRDEFKSVGLFGSFKKISHTEGIMGFYRGNGASVARIVPYAALHYMTYEQYRRWIILNFPDIGRGPVLDLVAGSFAGGTAVLLTYPLDLVRTKLAYQIVSSPKANINGVIGTELVYKGIRDCFSKTLKESGLRGLYRGVAPSLYGIFPYAGLKFYFYEEMKRHVPEEHKKDIVVKMVCGSVAGLLGQTFTYPLDVVRRQMQVQRLSVSNNAELKGTMETLIMIMQKQGWKQLFSGLSINYLKVVPSVAIGFTVYDMMKASLRVPSRDVIEAVTDKRNSQPSLHS, from the exons aTGGGTATGCTGTTAGATGAGATAATAGAGGCCATGCCTGTGTTTGCTAAAGAGTTAGTTGCTGGGGGTGTTGCTGGTGGTTTTGCAAAGACTGTTGTAGCTCCCCTTGAACGTGTCAAGATTTTGTTTCAG ACCAGAAGAGATGAATTCAAGTCTGTTGGGCTGTTTGGATCCTTTAAAAAGATTTCACATACAGAGGGGATTATGGGTTTCTACAG AGGAAATGGTGCTAGTGTTGCGCGAATTGTACCTTATGCTGCCCTGCATTACATGACTTATGAGCAATATCGTAGATGGATAATCCTCAATTTTCCTGATATTGGGAGGGGTCCTGTACTTGATCTCGTGGCAGGATCATTCGCTGGAGGAACAGCTGTGCTTCTTACATATCCTCTTGATTTGGTTAGAACAAAATTGGCTTACCAG ATTGTCAGTTCACCAAAAGCGAATATTAATGGGGTAATTGGTACGGAACTAGTTTATAAAGGAATCCGTGACTGTTTCTCAAAGACTCTTAAGGAATCTGGGCTAAGAGGTCTCTATCGTGGTGTGG CTCCATCTCTTTATGGAATCTTCCCTTATGCTGGTTTGAAGTTTTACTTCTATGAGGAGATGAAACGACATGTCCCTGAGGAGCACAAGAAAGATATCGTGGTGAAAATGGTATGCGGCTCTGTTGCTGGTTTACTGGGCCAGACCTTCACATACCCTCTTGATGTTGTTAGAAGGCAAATGCAG GTTCAAAGGCTATCGGTGTCAAATAACGCAGAGTTAAAGGGAACAATGGAAACCCTTATTATGATAATGCAGAAGCAGGGGTGGAAGCAATTATTTTCAGGGCTGAGCATCAACTACTTGAAG GTTGTCCCTTCCGTGGCGATTGGTTTTACAGTTTATGATATGATGAAAGCGAGTCTTAGAGTTCCATCACGAGACGTGATAGAAGCGGTGACTGACAAAAGAAATAGTCAACCGTCCCTTCATTCTTGA
- the LOC118047995 gene encoding mitochondrial carrier protein CoAc2 isoform X2, whose protein sequence is MGFYRGNGASVARIVPYAALHYMTYEQYRRWIILNFPDIGRGPVLDLVAGSFAGGTAVLLTYPLDLVRTKLAYQIVSSPKANINGVIGTELVYKGIRDCFSKTLKESGLRGLYRGVAPSLYGIFPYAGLKFYFYEEMKRHVPEEHKKDIVVKMVCGSVAGLLGQTFTYPLDVVRRQMQVQRLSVSNNAELKGTMETLIMIMQKQGWKQLFSGLSINYLKVVPSVAIGFTVYDMMKASLRVPSRDVIEAVTDKRNSQPSLHS, encoded by the exons ATGGGTTTCTACAG AGGAAATGGTGCTAGTGTTGCGCGAATTGTACCTTATGCTGCCCTGCATTACATGACTTATGAGCAATATCGTAGATGGATAATCCTCAATTTTCCTGATATTGGGAGGGGTCCTGTACTTGATCTCGTGGCAGGATCATTCGCTGGAGGAACAGCTGTGCTTCTTACATATCCTCTTGATTTGGTTAGAACAAAATTGGCTTACCAG ATTGTCAGTTCACCAAAAGCGAATATTAATGGGGTAATTGGTACGGAACTAGTTTATAAAGGAATCCGTGACTGTTTCTCAAAGACTCTTAAGGAATCTGGGCTAAGAGGTCTCTATCGTGGTGTGG CTCCATCTCTTTATGGAATCTTCCCTTATGCTGGTTTGAAGTTTTACTTCTATGAGGAGATGAAACGACATGTCCCTGAGGAGCACAAGAAAGATATCGTGGTGAAAATGGTATGCGGCTCTGTTGCTGGTTTACTGGGCCAGACCTTCACATACCCTCTTGATGTTGTTAGAAGGCAAATGCAG GTTCAAAGGCTATCGGTGTCAAATAACGCAGAGTTAAAGGGAACAATGGAAACCCTTATTATGATAATGCAGAAGCAGGGGTGGAAGCAATTATTTTCAGGGCTGAGCATCAACTACTTGAAG GTTGTCCCTTCCGTGGCGATTGGTTTTACAGTTTATGATATGATGAAAGCGAGTCTTAGAGTTCCATCACGAGACGTGATAGAAGCGGTGACTGACAAAAGAAATAGTCAACCGTCCCTTCATTCTTGA